The Mucilaginibacter terrenus genome has a segment encoding these proteins:
- a CDS encoding DUF808 domain-containing protein, translating to MAAGIFAILDDISALMDDVAVAAKLATRKTVGILGDDLAVNAEKATGFLSSRELPVLWAITKGSLVNKLIIVPVALLLNLFFPAAIKVILILGGLYLAYEGVEKIIEYFFHGKKTSDKVVEKEQQDDSAAEKAKIKSAIATDFILSIEIVIIALGSVSDKTLAIQIITVSAVAILATVGVYGIVAVIVRMDDAGYNLIKRSGNKGFLSTLGTVLVKSLPVIIRILSVVGTIALILVSGGIFVHNIEYIHHLYPQIPSIVKELALGLVAGLAAVLVITVGKKVFSSLKPQA from the coding sequence ATGGCTGCAGGCATATTCGCAATTCTGGATGATATAAGTGCATTAATGGACGATGTAGCTGTGGCCGCTAAATTGGCAACACGCAAAACGGTAGGTATATTGGGCGACGACCTGGCTGTTAACGCGGAAAAAGCCACCGGCTTTCTGTCGTCCAGGGAATTGCCGGTACTTTGGGCAATTACAAAAGGCTCCCTGGTAAACAAGCTTATCATTGTTCCTGTAGCATTATTGCTGAACCTGTTCTTCCCGGCTGCAATAAAAGTTATTTTGATTCTTGGCGGTTTGTATTTAGCCTACGAAGGCGTAGAGAAAATTATAGAGTATTTTTTTCATGGTAAAAAAACCAGCGACAAAGTAGTAGAGAAGGAACAGCAAGATGACAGTGCTGCTGAAAAGGCGAAAATCAAGTCGGCTATTGCTACAGATTTTATCTTGTCTATTGAGATCGTGATAATTGCTTTAGGGTCTGTTTCTGATAAAACCCTCGCTATCCAAATAATAACTGTTTCAGCCGTAGCCATTTTGGCAACTGTAGGAGTTTACGGGATTGTGGCTGTAATTGTCAGAATGGACGATGCCGGTTATAACTTGATTAAGCGGTCGGGAAATAAAGGTTTTTTATCAACATTGGGTACGGTACTTGTAAAGTCGTTACCGGTAATTATCCGCATACTTAGCGTTGTAGGTACTATTGCTTTGATACTTGTTTCCGGCGGCATCTTCGTTCATAATATCGAATATATACACCATCTGTATCCCCAAATTCCCTCAATTGTTAAAGAGCTTGCATTAGGACTGGTTGCGGGTTTAGCCGCAGTGTTGGTGATAACTGTAGGTAAAAAAGTATTCTCCTCACTTAAGCCCCAAGCCTAG
- a CDS encoding bifunctional helix-turn-helix transcriptional regulator/GNAT family N-acetyltransferase, with protein sequence MNNKFFNDAGIIAIGSRLRMLTEAITNEAAGIYKLYEIEIQPKWFPVFYALSRGEEKTITGIAVEIGHSHPSVSKIVSEMIKAGLVIEKKGTVDGRRTLVALSKKGKGYADKIKDQYADLEQAITTINAQATHDLWKAIEEWEFLLEQKPLLRRVTEEKKQRESKDVQIVDYQSNYAAAFKSLNEEWISTYFKMEETDYKSLDDPEGYILKKGGHILVALYHDKPVGVCALIKMHNSDYDFELAKMAVSPLAQGKNIGWLLGRAALNWASRQGAKKIYLESNTLLKPAINLYHKLGFKKVVGHPTPYERCNIQMACDISKNQ encoded by the coding sequence ATGAATAATAAATTTTTTAACGATGCAGGCATCATAGCTATTGGTAGCAGGCTAAGAATGCTTACGGAGGCTATTACCAATGAAGCTGCTGGTATATACAAACTCTATGAAATCGAAATTCAGCCGAAGTGGTTTCCGGTTTTTTATGCTTTATCTCGTGGCGAAGAAAAGACTATAACGGGAATAGCTGTTGAAATCGGACACTCGCACCCGTCTGTAAGTAAAATTGTAAGCGAAATGATCAAGGCGGGATTGGTTATCGAGAAAAAAGGTACAGTGGATGGCCGAAGAACCTTAGTGGCTCTTTCTAAGAAAGGAAAAGGCTATGCAGACAAAATAAAAGACCAGTACGCAGATCTTGAGCAAGCCATTACAACCATAAACGCGCAGGCGACACATGATTTATGGAAGGCAATAGAAGAGTGGGAGTTTTTGCTTGAACAAAAACCTTTGCTGCGCAGGGTGACAGAAGAAAAAAAACAACGGGAAAGTAAAGACGTACAAATTGTAGACTACCAGTCGAATTATGCAGCGGCTTTCAAGTCATTGAATGAAGAATGGATCTCCACCTATTTTAAGATGGAAGAAACAGACTATAAGTCTTTAGATGACCCGGAAGGTTATATCTTGAAAAAAGGCGGCCATATACTGGTTGCTTTATACCACGACAAACCAGTTGGTGTTTGCGCGTTGATTAAAATGCATAACAGCGATTATGATTTTGAACTTGCCAAGATGGCGGTGTCGCCACTTGCTCAAGGTAAGAATATAGGATGGCTGCTGGGCCGGGCAGCACTAAACTGGGCAAGTAGGCAAGGTGCTAAAAAGATCTATTTAGAAAGTAACACCTTGTTGAAACCGGCTATTAACCTCTATCATAAACTCGGATTTAAAAAGGTCGTGGGCCATCCTACTCCTTATGAAAGATGTAACATTCAGATGGCTTGTGATATAAGTAAAAATCAGTAA
- a CDS encoding serine/threonine protein kinase — protein MGKIFTITEGLENMGALHTGGQGSVYKGRRIGEIFVAVKLLPTPIHAEDENDKHYKDFINEVEKLKKVNQVSNPNVVKILNSGITESGSLPFIEMEFIEGPDLAELLTEKDTPVFTIHEAIKVAYQLANALSHCHRVSVKHGDIKSNNVKFNINTGNYMLLDFGLAIMSDEQRRSSLRNAGAVEFMAPEQSEGNLLPQSDVYSYGIILYELLAGTVPFKLNDNGQTARNAVMIAHLEQEPPDLLTLREKNMPLSWPEDQRRREMQVPAWLLTLISKCLQKNPADRYTNGTELREVIQHSVISVKGDAESALILQNEKDALELKLKEEETKTSRLLEEITQLKNNQVAFKAAPVTAPLPHKNSGKSMSKAALLGIGLLLTCMGALAGHYLFNNGKAARIEPEPQNSIKGTPEVTVKKSVTKPKTLAVKKTRKDSAKKVVKTAEPKPKPAEAAPVSSGKGSDVGKVFTLFTTYAYFHSRPDEASKRAANINQWNNARLKALDDQNGFIYVVYTNDKGQTSKGWLRKKDLIVVGQ, from the coding sequence ATGGGTAAAATTTTTACGATAACCGAGGGGCTCGAAAACATGGGTGCTCTTCATACCGGTGGCCAGGGTTCGGTATATAAAGGCAGGCGCATCGGCGAAATTTTTGTAGCGGTAAAGCTTTTGCCAACCCCAATTCACGCCGAAGATGAGAATGACAAGCACTATAAAGATTTCATTAACGAGGTAGAGAAATTAAAAAAGGTTAACCAGGTATCAAACCCCAACGTAGTTAAAATTCTCAATTCCGGGATTACTGAAAGTGGCTCCCTCCCATTCATCGAGATGGAATTTATTGAGGGTCCTGATCTCGCAGAACTCCTTACTGAAAAAGATACACCTGTTTTTACCATTCATGAAGCCATTAAGGTGGCTTATCAGCTTGCAAATGCGTTGAGCCATTGCCATAGAGTATCAGTAAAGCATGGCGATATCAAAAGCAATAACGTTAAATTCAATATCAATACCGGCAACTATATGCTGCTTGATTTTGGTCTCGCAATTATGAGCGACGAGCAGCGGCGAAGCAGCTTACGAAACGCTGGGGCGGTAGAGTTTATGGCGCCTGAGCAAAGCGAAGGCAACCTGCTGCCGCAAAGCGACGTTTACAGCTACGGCATTATTCTTTACGAATTGCTGGCTGGCACTGTTCCCTTTAAATTGAATGACAACGGCCAGACTGCCCGTAATGCTGTAATGATAGCACACCTGGAGCAGGAGCCGCCTGATCTGTTGACGTTGCGTGAAAAGAACATGCCTTTAAGCTGGCCCGAAGACCAGCGCCGCCGCGAAATGCAGGTGCCTGCGTGGCTGCTGACACTCATATCTAAATGTTTGCAAAAGAATCCGGCCGACCGTTACACGAACGGCACCGAGCTTCGCGAGGTGATACAACACAGTGTGATCAGCGTAAAAGGTGATGCAGAAAGTGCCCTGATCCTGCAAAACGAAAAAGACGCATTGGAATTAAAACTAAAGGAAGAGGAGACCAAGACAAGCCGGTTATTGGAGGAAATAACGCAGCTTAAAAACAACCAGGTAGCTTTCAAGGCAGCGCCTGTTACAGCACCGTTGCCACATAAAAACAGTGGCAAGAGTATGTCAAAAGCGGCATTATTAGGCATAGGTTTGCTGCTTACCTGCATGGGTGCATTGGCTGGCCATTACCTTTTTAATAACGGGAAAGCAGCACGGATAGAGCCAGAGCCGCAGAATAGTATAAAGGGAACACCAGAGGTAACGGTAAAGAAGTCCGTTACAAAACCCAAAACGCTGGCGGTTAAGAAAACAAGAAAAGATTCAGCTAAAAAGGTGGTAAAAACAGCGGAGCCTAAACCAAAGCCTGCTGAAGCTGCGCCGGTCAGTAGCGGTAAGGGCAGCGATGTAGGTAAAGTATTTACATTGTTTACTACCTACGCCTACTTCCACAGCCGCCCGGATGAGGCAAGCAAACGTGCGGCAAACATAAACCAATGGAACAACGCACGCTTAAAAGCCCTGGACGATCAAAACGGGTTTATCTATGTGGTGTATACCAACGATAAAGGACAAACCAGCAAAGGCTGGCTTAGGAAAAAGGATTTGATTGTGGTTGGACAATAA
- a CDS encoding protease, whose amino-acid sequence MKIRIFLAAITICLFSFGCKSRKQLSQEGASNASQNSAGKLIVHMTMKEKFVSSGSALLSFTVINNTNRDLRFCKWETPFEPRIGKYFEIIDGNGNEAVFKGAMARRVMPPPASAYITVAAKSKVTTEINLATNYVLAKTKYKLTYVGSGVSGLQVKNTISFSVAN is encoded by the coding sequence ATGAAAATTAGAATATTTCTCGCCGCCATTACTATTTGCCTGTTTTCATTTGGTTGTAAAAGTAGAAAGCAACTTAGCCAAGAGGGTGCATCTAATGCAAGTCAAAATTCTGCCGGTAAGTTGATAGTGCATATGACCATGAAAGAGAAGTTTGTCTCAAGCGGTTCTGCGCTTTTATCTTTTACAGTAATAAATAACACTAATCGTGATCTGCGTTTCTGCAAGTGGGAAACCCCTTTTGAGCCGCGCATTGGGAAGTATTTTGAAATTATTGATGGTAACGGGAATGAGGCTGTTTTTAAAGGAGCAATGGCAAGGCGTGTAATGCCCCCGCCAGCAAGTGCATATATCACGGTAGCTGCTAAGAGTAAAGTTACGACTGAGATTAATCTAGCAACCAACTATGTATTAGCCAAAACCAAGTATAAGCTAACGTATGTTGGCAGCGGTGTAAGTGGGCTGCAGGTGAAAAATACAATAAGCTTCTCAGTTGCCAACTAA
- a CDS encoding SPL family radical SAM protein, with protein sequence MELLDILNDITTEARELNGEEKSFKLWMPKRVVFTADALEQAYGQKIYERIKELNLNIEIAKNNRITGLRGKDERETYRIAKNTLAIVNAPPSAFNLRPIPPSADWQFHLAEGCPAHCQYCYLAGSLSGPPAIRVFANLPQILENTIKFESLNQVTSFEASCYTDPLSLEHLTGGLAESINHFADRPNTHLRFVTKFDNVSGLLNLNHQGRTRFRSSLNADVIARKLEGGTPNVSVRIKALRKMALPRQQGGGGYPIGVVLAPIMPIPDWELHYSKLMDELELNLNFEIDLTFELITHRFTPGSRDILMEWYPNTSLDFSETNRAIKRNKFGGHKYVFVKELMKELKSFFEAEIARRFPNARILYWT encoded by the coding sequence ATGGAGTTACTGGATATATTAAACGACATCACCACAGAAGCGCGGGAGTTAAACGGTGAAGAGAAGTCATTTAAACTGTGGATGCCGAAGCGGGTAGTTTTTACAGCTGATGCACTGGAGCAAGCCTACGGCCAAAAGATATATGAACGGATTAAAGAACTTAACCTAAATATTGAAATAGCAAAAAACAATCGCATAACAGGGCTGCGCGGTAAAGACGAACGTGAAACCTACCGTATAGCTAAGAACACGTTAGCAATCGTTAATGCACCGCCAAGCGCATTTAATCTTCGCCCAATCCCTCCTTCTGCAGATTGGCAGTTTCATTTGGCCGAAGGCTGCCCTGCTCACTGCCAGTACTGTTATTTAGCCGGGAGTTTATCCGGTCCGCCCGCCATAAGGGTATTTGCAAACCTGCCGCAGATTTTAGAAAACACCATTAAATTTGAAAGCTTAAATCAGGTCACCTCATTTGAGGCCAGCTGCTATACAGATCCCTTGAGCCTGGAACATCTTACCGGAGGTTTGGCCGAATCGATTAACCACTTTGCAGATCGCCCGAATACACATTTGCGTTTTGTTACCAAATTTGATAATGTAAGCGGCTTGCTCAACCTCAATCATCAGGGCCGTACAAGGTTCCGGAGCAGCCTAAATGCAGATGTAATTGCCAGGAAGTTGGAAGGTGGCACTCCAAATGTATCAGTCCGCATAAAGGCTTTAAGGAAAATGGCGCTGCCACGCCAGCAGGGAGGTGGAGGCTACCCTATTGGTGTAGTGCTGGCACCAATAATGCCTATACCCGATTGGGAACTACATTATTCCAAACTGATGGATGAACTGGAGCTTAACCTTAACTTTGAAATTGATTTAACCTTTGAATTGATAACGCACCGGTTCACACCTGGTTCCCGAGATATTTTGATGGAGTGGTACCCCAATACCAGCCTGGATTTTAGCGAAACGAACAGAGCTATAAAACGGAATAAGTTTGGTGGCCATAAGTATGTTTTTGTAAAAGAACTGATGAAAGAACTAAAATCGTTTTTTGAAGCTGAAATAGCACGCAGGTTTCCGAATGCCAGGATATTATACTGGACGTAA
- a CDS encoding SDR family NAD(P)-dependent oxidoreductase — translation MKKLENKVAVVTGASKGIGAEIARGLAAEGAAVVVNYASAKEGAEKVVADIVSNGGRAVAVQGDVSKPADVDRLFAETQQAFGGVDILVNNAGVYQFGAIDDFTVEEYTRQFNTNVLGLFLATQAAVKGFGEKGGSIINISSVVTRITPPQSGIYTATKGAVDSLTQVLSKELGSRKIRVNSINPGMVETEGTQTAGFIGSDFHAEAVSQTPLGRTAQPNDIAPVAVFLASDDSRWLTGEVIIASGGVR, via the coding sequence ATGAAAAAGTTAGAAAACAAAGTAGCAGTAGTTACAGGCGCATCAAAAGGCATTGGTGCCGAAATAGCAAGAGGTTTAGCAGCAGAAGGCGCAGCCGTAGTAGTAAACTATGCGTCAGCTAAAGAAGGTGCTGAAAAGGTAGTAGCAGACATAGTTAGCAATGGCGGCAGGGCAGTTGCCGTACAAGGCGACGTGTCTAAACCAGCCGATGTTGACCGTTTATTTGCTGAAACACAACAAGCTTTTGGTGGAGTAGACATACTGGTGAATAATGCCGGCGTTTACCAGTTTGGTGCTATTGACGATTTTACGGTAGAAGAATACACCCGCCAATTTAATACAAACGTATTGGGTTTATTTCTTGCAACCCAAGCGGCAGTAAAAGGCTTTGGCGAAAAAGGCGGTAGCATAATTAATATTAGTTCGGTGGTAACACGTATAACACCTCCACAAAGTGGTATATACACTGCAACTAAAGGCGCGGTAGACTCGCTTACACAGGTACTTTCAAAAGAACTTGGCAGCAGGAAAATACGGGTTAATTCTATCAACCCGGGCATGGTAGAAACTGAAGGCACACAAACGGCCGGCTTTATCGGTAGCGACTTTCATGCGGAGGCCGTAAGCCAAACACCACTTGGCCGTACAGCTCAGCCAAATGATATAGCACCTGTAGCTGTTTTCCTGGCATCTGATGATTCACGGTGGTTAACAGGCGAAGTGATTATAGCCAGCGGTGGCGTACGCTAA
- a CDS encoding DUF4112 domain-containing protein: MKQLPKNTALTGQLKWVEQVASVMDDKFRVPGTNFRFGLDPVLNFIPFAGDVSGFIVAAALLYVIAKNGGVSRKVLILMAVNICVDGLLGGIPLVGQITDFYFKANTRNIKLLKEHYQEGKHQGSGKGIIALILIVLVIFLLSTIYVSYITLRWLLGLFQ; encoded by the coding sequence ATGAAACAATTACCAAAAAACACAGCACTTACAGGGCAGTTAAAATGGGTGGAGCAGGTAGCTTCCGTTATGGACGACAAATTCCGCGTCCCTGGTACAAATTTTCGCTTCGGGCTCGATCCTGTGCTGAACTTCATCCCCTTTGCAGGAGATGTTTCTGGCTTCATAGTAGCAGCAGCGCTGCTTTATGTAATTGCAAAGAACGGAGGTGTGAGTCGAAAGGTACTTATTTTAATGGCTGTTAATATTTGCGTAGATGGACTTCTTGGCGGAATTCCCCTCGTAGGTCAGATAACCGACTTCTATTTCAAAGCAAATACCCGCAACATTAAGCTGCTAAAAGAGCACTATCAAGAAGGCAAGCACCAGGGCAGCGGTAAAGGTATTATTGCCTTGATATTAATTGTATTGGTGATTTTCCTTTTGTCAACTATTTATGTCTCCTACATCACTTTGCGATGGCTACTGGGGCTTTTTCAATAG